The Artemia franciscana chromosome 21, ASM3288406v1, whole genome shotgun sequence genome includes the window aggaacagcaataaaacttaaaacaaacagaaattattacccatatgaggggcttacctccttctaatacctcgctctttacgctaaagtattttcggtaatttcaactacttattctacggcttttgtgattcagggggtcattcttaatgaattgggataaaatttaagctttagtgtaaagagcgaggtactgacgatggggcgaatcccctcatatatgtaataaaaacatgagaatacaaaagttctttacgtaagctaatttataagttacgtaaatcttttaccaataaaaagattcgtaaaatattaaaagttctagttgcctttttaattaaccaaaaaatcggggggcaactaggcttcgtcccccgctctttttttctcaaaatcattcgatcaaaattatgagaaagccattgagccaaaaaaaaatatgcaaatttcgttttgattattcctctgcggagagccaaaatcaaaacatgcattgattcaaaaacgttcagaaattaaataaaaaaaacaagttttttcaactgaatgtaaggagtgacatcaaaacttaaaacgcacagaaattacttcgtatatgaaagaggctgcttcctcatcaacgccccgctctttacgctaaagttttttactgttttagaaagaagaattgagagaaagagtcaaactttagcgtaaagagcggggcgttgatgaggaagcagcctctttcatatacgaagtaatttctgtgcgttttaagttttgatgtcactccttactttcagttgaaaaaacttgttttttttatttaatgcataTAAAGAGTTGGcatattttcattatctttAAACACATAAAATCTCCAGCGTTTTTTTGGAATACGGGCTTCGGGAGGCTCACTATATCTAATGACTACACCACGAAAAGTATTCGTCTCTTCTGCAAGTTTACCAGAAAGAGCAAAATtaggtttttccttttcttttgccGCTTTTTTCTTATCATTCTTTCTTTCGTATTCTTGAGCTTCATTTCCACTATCCCATTTTGTACGTTCAAgacttaaaggctctttttttataataatgccgCTTGGTATGTCTTGTTGTCTTTCATGACTTTGCCTACTAGAGGGTCTTACGCTATTTCTATCGTATTTACGGTCACCTCTTTCATGTTCCATTTTTCCTCTTTGCTTCTTCTCGACAAGAGATACGAcactttctttcttcttttttgtatgtttctaaaaaaaataatggttaactagaaaaaaggagaataaaatACAGAATGTACTATATTGATCATAACTCAGAAATAACCAGATTTCGATCTCGattcttttaaatttgtcaCACTATGTGTAAAAGAtgtttctaataaaattataatgcCCAGGCCAAACGATAGTTGACTaaccgataaaaaaaaaaaaaaaattgtggatgATCTGGGTTCTCCCTTGATTCTAATGTCACACTTTTGTTCAAGAGGCGGAAAACTGAAAAGACATGAattggcttgaaaattctaTATTAACCCTAATTTATTCTTAAGTATATTCTTCAAAAACTGTGTGTTTATATCTTTTGGTAGATTAACCATACAAAAAGTTTCCCCCTTTTCTGATTGTGAAAAATCTACCTTTGATCTCCACTCTGATTGGTCAATCACACAGTCGTGCCTGAAAGTTGAACGTAGCCCAACTTACCAAACTACGCACAGGATATAATTATTGGCATTGTGGTCTGGAGTAGTCTGTTTTTATCCACAATTTTGACTAGACTATGGCTTGGGCACAACTTTCGGTAACAAGAGTTTTAGTAAGACTACATCCTTTCCTTGACTAACAAAGAAGAGTTCACTAGTAAAACAAAGTTCAATCACAATTAAACGAAAGCCCCTGAGCGGGAAAACATGTATCGACACTCTATAAAGGCATAAGAACTTCCCCAAAAAATTTCTGACGAAGAAGATAAATGATATTACAAGACTGAGATATTTTTAGAAGATGAAAGGGTACCTTATAAGACATCTAGACGTATGTTTATACATTGGATGGCTCATACTGTAAATGACTTTTAAATAGTGAGTGTTTCTAGTTTAAAATTATGCTAACAGAAAATTGTAAAAGATTAAGTAAAAACAcctcaaataaattaaaaaagatatgaGGAGAAATACGAAATGTGGCAGAGAAGTAATGAGATTGGCGACATTGCAAGCGATCTGGCAACCTTGCGCTGTTATCCTACAGAGAGCAAGCGAAACACAACCTTTCCATGGTTTAGTTCGAGTTTTTACTCCGCCTGTTAACTATGTGAATTTTGAGACTGCGATTAGCGAAGTTGTGTTTCGTGGTGCGTCGCGCAAAACGGAACATTGGAATTTGGAGTAACGTTGTGCCTGGAGAATCACCAACGGTAACGTTAATAAAGTTAGAACAGTCATATGGGAATCATTCTTCCTCCCAAGCTCAAGTTTTCCGCtgggataaaatatttttggaaggtgGAGAAAATGTTGAATATGAACAACGTTTAGGTGGGCCTTCAACTTCGACTTAGGACGACAACATTGAACGTGTCCTAGTTCCTGTGAGATCAGATTTTCGTTTAACAGTGAAAATATTGAGTGTGCAATTACTTCCAAcggatttatgatttttttttataaagacatCCTTCAAAGGCTCATGGGATCCAGTTGAATGGAAGCTTTGTACAATCCTGTTCCCATCTTGGTCTCAATATGGTTCTCCACActttatcaacaagagtcgaaatcctgcacaggaatctcaagcctattacctccgactgattatatattcatgcctgcAAAGATTATGCTACTTCGGGGAGGCCCAATTCATGAATTGCCAATTCATAATAGGTAACTTAGCTAGGAATAGGCTTTTAAGCTcgccaaaacaaaccaaacccAGAATAATTGTCCATTCGTCCGAATCCAGTGCTACTGCTGtctcgtttactaggctataatttcctccaGGGGTGCCATTCCTCATAGTCACGTCCAGCGCTGTTAACGGTCGCAGCTTTGGTTAGAAAAACTCGTGAAAGTTCCACCCTGATGCCATTATGTGGCCACGCAAGCAGAATTTCTTGTCGGGGATAGGGATGGAGAAGTGAATTCATGACGGATCAGAGACCCCAAACCATCTCACGACACCGGAACAGCTCCAATCTTTTATACCCATCCTAATCCTTGTTAGGGCATTCATAAAGATGATAGGTTGGCTGATATTGTGTTTTTGCCCTCGGTCGAAATTAACGGTCGAATAAAAAGCCACGAACAAAATATCACGCTTTACGCCATGAAGATGATAGGC containing:
- the LOC136040715 gene encoding smad nuclear interacting protein 1-like, whose product is MEHERGDRKYDRNSVRPSSRQSHERQQDIPSGIIIKKEPLSLERTKWDSGNEAQEYERKNDKKKAAKEKEKPNFALSGKLAEETNTFRGVVIRYSEPPEARIPKKRWRFYVFKDNENMPTLYMHRQSAYLIGRDRKVCDLAVDHPSCSKQHAALQYRLVPYEKADGRRARAVRPYIIDLGSSNETFVNNKPIEPQRYVELREKDVGFSSREYVLLHDESKDDILDDDYQED